In Hydra vulgaris chromosome 06, alternate assembly HydraT2T_AEP, a genomic segment contains:
- the LOC136082067 gene encoding uncharacterized protein LOC136082067 — MTETNVRASELWEHFEDCELDADGVLKAKCRLCTNVTLRRKNLSTAALWGHLKSKHKKIAAEVLEKKASRKRQAAIESADILEAGQKLNQCDKGSDSLQSPSNSKKLREESAVSIASFFQPKYSTYDKRQLQFDLDFMRWIVALSMPFSVADHEETKEFFKKQLPRVTVKNSTTFAKFKLP; from the exons atgACAGAGACTAATGTTAGAGCATCAGAGTTATGGGAGCATTTTGAAGACTGTGAGCTAGATGCTGATGGTGTCCTAAAAGCTAAATGTAGACTGTGCACTAATGTGACACTACGCCGTAAAAATCTTTCAACAGCTGCATTGTGGGGTCATCTCAAGTCAAAACACAAGAAAATTGCAGCAGAAGTACTTGAAAAGAAAGCCTCTCGAAAAAGACAAGCAGCAATTGAATCTGCTGATATTTTAGAAGCAGGACAAAAGTTAAATCAGTGTGACAAAG gaTCAGACAGTCTACAAAGTCCTTCAAACTCAAAAAAACTTCGTGAAGAAAGTGCTGTGTCAATTGCATCATTCTTCCAGCCAAAGTATTCTACTTACGACAAGCGCCAGCTTCAGTTTGACCTGGATTTCATGAGGTGGATTGTTGCACTCTCGATGCCTTTCAGTGTTGCTGACCATgaagaaacaaaagaattttttaagaaGCAGCTGCCAAGGGTCACAGTTAAGAACTCTACAACTTTTGCAAAGTTCAAGCTTCCCTAA